The following are encoded in a window of Castanea sativa cultivar Marrone di Chiusa Pesio chromosome 5, ASM4071231v1 genomic DNA:
- the LOC142633363 gene encoding limonoid 21-O-acetyltransferse-like, whose translation MKVEVEVFSNESIKPSSPTPTHLRYYQLSFLDQISPPVYASFLFFYTKNDAYSKISTDTTKSFSSVLKQSLSDVLTRYYPLAGRIKDNLIVDCNDEGVLFREAQVKYKLSDILTNPNPAEFNRFLPCDIDGTHNLTFAVQVNYFTCGGIAIGACISHKIADGTSFIMFMKNWAATARGQTDIYPQFRASTLFPPTSTLSGLKPEAGMTKEKLVLKRFVFSFATIETLKEKYAESSDLECPLHPSRVEALSAFIWSRYVAATQENCGHKKLNLVLFAVNLRTRMDPPLSGNFFGNIFRVATVILSSEERIGLVGNLRAAIRKIDNEYVKKLQDHTQHLDFIKEASEKVLKQGIVPFNFTSLCRFPIYEMDFGWGNPMWIGRVSLPFKNVTVFIDTKSGDGIEAWVNLKEEDMAKFESDPELLAYASTTSLNV comes from the coding sequence ATGAAGGTTGAAGTGGAAGTATTCTCCAACGAGAGTATCAAACCGTCTTCACCAACTCCCACCCATCTTCGCTATTATCAGCTTTCCTTTCTTGACCAAATATCGCCTCCTGTATATGCttcatttctcttcttctacACAAAGAATGATGCCTACTCCAAAATCAGCACTGATACTACCAAATCATTCTCTAGTGTCCTCAAGCAATCATTGTCTGACGTCTTAACGCGTTACTACCCATTAGCTGGCCGCATTAAAGACAATCTTATCGTCGACTGCAACGATGAAGGGGTGTTGTTTCGCGAAGCCCAAGTCAAGTACAAGCTTTCAGATATTCTTACAAATCCAAATCCTGCAGAGTTCAACAGATTTCTTCCATGCGATATTGATGGCACGCACAATTTAACCTTCGCTGTTCAAGTCAACTACTTCACTTGTGGCGGTATTGCCATTGGTGCATGCATTTCCCACAAGATTGCTGATGGCACATCCTTTATCATGTTTATGAAAAATTGGGCAGCCACAGCTCGAGGCCAGACTGATATTTATCCACAATTTCGAGCATCAACTCTCTTTCCGCCTACAAGTACTTTATCTGGGCTTAAACCAGAAGCTGGTATGACAAAAGAGAAGCTCGTATTAAAGAGGTTTGTGTTTAGTTTTGCTACAATAGAGACTCTTAAGGAAAAATACGCTGAAAGCTCAGACTTAGAATGCCCATTACACCCAAGCCGTGTTGAGGCCTTGTCAGCCTTTATATGGAGCCGATATGTAGCTGCTACACAAGAAAACTGTGGGCATAAGAAGCTCAACTTAGTTCTTTTTGCAGTGAACTTAAGGACGAGGATGGATCCCCCATTGTctggaaatttttttggaaatatcttCCGGGTTGCAACAGTCATTCTGTCAAGTGAAGAGAGGATTGGCCTTGTGGGCAATCTAAGAGCTGCGATAAGAAAGATTGACAATGAGTATGTGAAAAAATTACAAGACCACACTCAACACTTGGACTTTATCAAAGAAGCAAGTGAAAAAGTCCTGAAACAAGGTATAGTTCCATTCAATTTCACTAGTTTGTGCAGGTTCCCTATATATGAAATGGACTTTGGCTGGGGAAATCCCATGTGGATTGGTCGAGTTAGCTTGCCTTTCAAGAACGTTACTGTATTTATTGACACCAAAAGTGGGGATGGAATAGAGGCATGGGTTAACTTGAAAGAGGAAGACATGGCTAAATTTGAAAGTGACCCAGAGCTCCTGGCATATGCTTCCACAACCTCCTTGAACGTTTGA
- the LOC142635848 gene encoding uncharacterized protein LOC142635848 — protein MGHYRESLHHERFECHNAAMDAMSRALRRAAQSLFSDVIKRMEMQRRFTRPPFTIYDGKIDLVEHVSHYIQMMSPYSHNDGLMCKVLLFSLRQTTMTWFNGLRNRVYPKFWGIDASVRYWELYNEIGGGNERVAASTFQLGLLKKLEVRDSLTMRPPEGMQQLMRRIEEYKRLEDDRLQRTKRELRAPGKASTQRAEGVSVTFKEPVYKILERIKNEPYFRWLGKMGGDPVRRNQRLYCTITGKRVIPLSSAVVEGSLGAVNCWLAKKD, from the exons ATGGGGCATTATCGCGAATCTCTTCATCACGAAAGGTTTGAATGCCATAATGCTGCTATGGATGCAATGAGCCGGGCATTGAGGAGAGCTGCCCAATCACTATTCTCAGATGTGATCAAGCGCATGGAAATGCAGAGACGGTTTACACGGCCTCCATTCACCATATATGATGGGAAAATCGACTTGGTGGAGCATGTAAGTCATTATATACAAATGATGTCGCCTTATTCTCATAATGATGGGTTGATGTGTAAGGTGCTCCTGTTCAGTCTCAGACAGACAACTATGACATGGTTCAATGGTTTAAGGAACAGGGTCTatccaaaattttggggaaTTGATGCAAGTGTTCG GTATTGGGAACTGTACAATGAGATAGGAGGAGGGAACGAGCGGGTAGCTGCGAGCACCTTCCAGCTGGGTCTCCTTAAGAAGTTGGAGGTGAGGGATTCATTGACCATGCGACCTCCTGAAGGCATGCAACAACTGATGAGAAGGATTGAAGAATATAAAAGACTAGAAGATGATCGGTTGCAG AGGACTAAGAGGGAGCTAAGAGCCCCTGGGAAGGCTTCAACGCAACGTGCCGAGGGGGTTAGTGTGACGTTCAAGGAGCCTGTCTATAAAATCCTTGAACGAATTAAGAATGAGCCTTATTTCCGATGGCTAGGAAAGATGGGTGGAGATCCGGTGAGAAGGAATCAAAGATTATATTGTACTATCACCGGGAAAAGGGTCATACCACTAAGCAGTGCTGTAGTTGAAGGATCACTTGGAGCAGTTAATTGTTGGTTGGCCAAGAAGGACTGA